AAATGATAGGGAGTAAAGGCTAAAATTGGGGTGATGCAATTATAACACTATAGGGTCTGTACTAGGAATACAGCTCTTCCAAAGTTATATCATCTATCTAGTTTCTGTATAGTGAGTAAACTGATCAGGTTTGCAGATGCAACCAAAGTAGTACGGTTTGCAAATACTAGATAagcaaatataattaaaataagattcagataaaaaacaaaactgggcAAATATCTGGCAGGTGATATataatgtagacaagtgcagaaTACTACCTGCGCATAGTAAAAATCTCAACTCGAAATACAAAAAGAGAAATGCTGAGTTAGAAGAGATTACTTCTGGCAGAAGACTGAAGTGTTTATGTAGACATCAATTACATCATCTAGGTAAGCGATaaaaaagcatcaaaatataagaataaataattaaaagtaggATTTGAATCAAAGCATGTTATGTTAAAACTACACAATGAACTAGTAAGGCTTAATTTTGAATATTATGTACAGTTTTGGTCAAGACATTACAAAAGAGATACTGCTGCTCTTGAATccgtccagagaagagcaaccagatccATTCTGGGGCTTACGggagtgtcctacactgacagactaAAAGAGCTTAACTTTTTTAGTCTTGAGCAGAAAAGACTACAAGGGGACTTGATCCTAGTACTCAGTCGCCAAATCACTGACAAAGCAACcccagtggatttcttcagaatcaacaaacagacggcacaagtggaaactacgaggaagtataaaacaaaaaacaggaggcacttttccCCCAAAAGGTTGATGGAAACAAGCTAGCCAACCACACTGTTGAAGCTATTACcccggcttctttcaagaaatgggtgGATATTATCCTCAGTTCAATCTCTCACCATACTGGCTGGAAGGGGCAAATGGCTTCCTTTCACTggtaacctttcttgtgttaTTTCTGTATACTATTGATACATATtagatattattatatattcaaatttgaagaaaaaaacgtTGAAGGATAACTGTGTGTAGCAGAGACACGGGATATTAGAATTAAGCTTAATCTTTGCTTATGTTTCTGGTGATGTGATGCAGGCATGTTGACGTTACCTGTCATGTTACACGTTCTTTGGTTACTTTCGAAGTGATACTGACGTCGGGCTTGCGCAATGTACTCTGCTGCTTCTCTCTCCTGAATTTCTCTGATTTTCCTCTGCGCATATTTACCCAGTAGGTAAACCCCTtcgaaaaagagaaagaaaataaattaaattgtactgtatgttattgtcATCACTTAACTGACTTTATCACTGTTACTGTAACCTATATAATACAGATTTAACAGTACGCTAATGTAATACTTGCTTTTCCATCTTTGCAATTCACAACAGGCTTTGTCGACACCTGAAGAGCAAACTACTGTTGTCACCTCAGCAGGCATGACTTCTCGACACCTTCAGATACGGGGTGCTACATTATGATCAACTTTATGGGATACTAAGTACCTTTACCCTCGATATTACTGACGCTGCTAGTGGCGTAATGTGAATGACTAAAATGCAAATTTAAGACAACACGATACATGAAAATATTTACCTCCGACTAAAGCCCCTGCAAATATAAATTTTCTTTTATGACGTTTAAGGAAACTCCACGTGGACATAAACATTTCCTCCGACTTGAGGCAGATGCCAGACTACAGGTTTTTTCCGCGTTGACAGATTTATTTTCACAATCGTACATGAGAACTAGATAAGCTAAACACCGCTTACAACGCTCTGTACATCGGTGATCATCTAGCAATGCCTGCCCCACAAACAGTATCTACCCCCTGTGAAACTGCGACGAAACACAGGGTTCCGGTTTTATAGTAAGTAATGTGTAATGTGAAATACTGTTTCTCTcttggttttcatttttctccAATATACAGTTGAATGGTTCATTTACCACACTTCAAACACTTCGAGTTTATTAAAGTTTGACGTGTTAAATACATctaaatgtattatatataaaGAAAAGTGTGTTAAAATTACGTGATTTCGTTTTAGTCGGTCGAAGTACTAACTGAATAAaacctttaaatattttcaccgtgcttttaaaattgttttaggtaaatctgtttttaataacAAACGTTAAACAACAACAGAGAGTCACTTTTATCAAATCTTGATAAAAACTGGATGCGTTTATCTCctcacattatacagtattagtCTTTGGAGCCATTGACATGCCTTGTGTTTGATGTGTACTTCCAACTCACAGTTTTAACCCATTTAAGATTATTTCTACTCGATATTTTGTTAACCTTTTCAGAGTTTTTGTGTGTCAAACCTTTAGGGTAATCCATGATGGGGACGGAATATGAAGAAAGTTTTCCGGGCGAGAAAAGTACTAACCACTTTCAGCCCTCTTCGGAAGAAATACAGGGCTGGATGCAGAGAGCTTTCGATATGGTAAGAACGGtatttatagtacagtatgctCGCAATGCGTGTTTATCTGTTGTCTAAATAACTACTCAAACATCAATGGGCATagtgtgaaaatatttaatgtaatgtgataCAGCATGTTTGCTTTCTACAGTATAGTTTGTGCAATTTGATTTTTTCCTGGAACAAATTGTCTGTAAGAGATGGATTATTCCCTATCACTGTAGCCAAGAATGAAACAATAGAAGTCTGTATTTTTGTCTGAATTGGGGCAAGATGAACTGGtagcaaggaaaaaacaaacaaactttaTAGCTCTTTCAATTTATAGCTCAAGATTTAAATTAATTGGAAACAATATCcagggtggctctgtggttagcattgctgccctgCAGTTCTAGGACCCCGGGCTCCTTGCTAGACCTGGAGTTCTCCCCTTGTTACTGTGAGTTTTCTttctggtgctccagtttcctctcacagacAAAGACCTACCcatagattaattggcttctggcacAGTTGGCCCAcgatatgagtgtgtgtgtgtgtgtgtgtgtgtgtgtgtgtgtgtgtgtgtgtgtgcctggtgTCCTTGTCCTGGAGGTGTTCTTCCTTGTACCCACTGCctaccaggataggctctggctccctcacaaccctgaattggacaacgcatttagaaaatggattgatggatggAAACAAGACCCTGACCCTTTGTTTTTGCAATTTTCCAGTCTAAAGAAGCCTTAGAGAATGGAGAGGTGCCTGTGGGATGTCTCATGGTGTACAACAATGAGATTTTGGGAAAAGGGAGAAATGAAGTCAACGAAACAAAAAACGTAAGTTCCACTTCCCATCCTCTAGGCTCATCCAGGCATTGATGCACATAATTTAAAAGTACTAGAGTGGAGAAGACAACTTGTCTGCTGTAGGATTATTTGTACTTGTAGCTCTTCACTGAGGATCAGTTTTTTTGTACTGCTGTTTTATGTCGTAAGAAAAATCATAGTTCTATTTCAGTGATATGCCTGTATATTCAGAAAATGGCAAATGGAAGTCATATGAGATTGGCGTAGGAACTCTGTGAGgctcaaagctgaaatctcCTGTGTTACTGGACTGGGATTTACATACATTTTGCCAGTGCGTCCAGTTAACATACACCTGTTAACATGAGAAAAGAAAGTTAATTAACTATTTGAAACTTAGAAACAAGATAGGGCTCTAGTAGTCCATTCACCTGTTTTTCCTTTGTGTGTTGCAGGCAACACGGCATGCAGAGATGGTAGCGTTGGACCAGGTACTGGAGTGGTGTCGTGACAATGGCAGGGATTCCAGAGAGGTGTTGGACCAGACTGTCCTGTATGTCACTGTGGAGCCGTGCATTATGTGTGCGGGAGCACTTCGTTTATTGAGTATCCTGCCCGACGCCTTTGAGTAACTCTTAAGTCTAGTCCAATCCAGACTGTTGTGATACACATCCcgcaaaatgcaaaaatttacCACAATGATCCGGCTTAAAGTGAAACTGCTGATCCTTTATTCAAACAAAGGGATGGCTTCCTTTACTATTTAAGAATCCCTGCAAAAGTTATTCTCTGAGGACTATTATTtgttatatcattattaaaggAAGAAGAAAATCAAGTGTACTGAATGAAACTGTTTAGCGTTATGCTACATTATTAAGTTTATACgatatattaaaacatttgtgaCTGCCTATAGACAGGTTATATTTTGCAGACATGCAGGAATTATCACATGAATTAAAGAAACTCATCTATAATATTACTGGTGGGAGAccaatttactttttttgcaaGATTAGATGTTAAAAAAGGGTAGGAATTGCAGACCTTCAGTATTCCTTAATTTCACAAGTGGCACAACACCTAGTAAATTATACAGCAAATGGGAGATTtaagaatacttttttttagaGGGATTTGATAAGATTTAACTATAGTAGTTGTGTATACTAGTTGTGAtaatacagaagaaaaaataaaagagaaaatacatcatttcttaattaaattgttaataTAGAGAATACAGACATTTTTGTTCCAGAAAAGTTTTAATGgccttaacattttaacagaaaTCCCACTAGTGGTTTATGGTTGCAAAAATGAGAGGTTTGGTGGCTGTGGGTCAGTGCTCAACATCCCTGAAGATGAATTACCACACACTGGAACACCATATAAGGTACAGTAGTCCATTTCCATTTTAATCTGGACTAAAAGTCCGATGGTCAATGATCTGGTATAAGAAATCTTTTTTGTCTGtgaataatttaatttcagttatGATATGCTAAAACCAAAGGCAGTGGTTTCTGTGTTGCATAAAAATAGGAAAACCAGAAAAAGTATGAGTACAATGTGTCCATTTATAAGTAATATACTATATAGATACAATTTATATGGTTGTATAAATATTCTTGCTTATTTGTATATTTGATTCAAAGTTATAGCCTTGCCTTAATTAAAAGAACTGTTTATTCTCAGTGTATTTCAGGATACAGAGCAGAGGAAGCTGtggaaatgttaaaaacattttacaaacaaGAAAACCCAAACGGTAAGAGGCCAGAACTGCAGAATCATTGTGCCAGTGTGTACAGGGGACTAAAGTTGTGTAATTCCCTCAAATCCTGGTCCTACAGTCCTTTAGATGTTATAAATTCTGACATTGTTCTCCCTCAGTGACTAAAGTTTCCCAGTCATCTTGAGaatcaataattaaattaaattaattgaaaccAGAAAACATGTACCTATGCTGGACCAGAAATGGAAACGCCCAGCGTCATCATTTATCAGTTTAAAAGCAAATTCTCTTCAAGCAACTGTGAAATCTGTGATTTCTAAGAAAGTTTATGTTCTTGTGTACCTCTTGTACTGTGCTCATCCAACATAGCCGATAACAGAGAATTGATTTTTCTTACTTCACTCGCTGACTTATCAGCTGtgtctgtaatgtttatattaaAAGGCATACATTATATCAGTGATTTGTAGAAACAGAGCTTCAGATACCCTTGTTTTTATTCATCTGTCTGCAGCTCCTAAATCTAAAGTCAGAAAGAAGGACTAAGTGAAGAATGAAGAAATACAGATGTACATCAGTGGGTCCATGTGCAGTTTCTCCAGCTGAGGGCTTCAGTCATTCAGCAGTGGGACGTTTGTGAGATAAAACAGAGCTTGAGCAAAaaagataatgtttttgttagtactgacattttttaaactgtattgtgtacaacaattttttttaaccattaaCAACATTGATACTGTTAACATTCATTGAATATTTATTGAAATTTGCATCCTCTCTTCCGATTAATAATTGCTCCACAGAATCACAATTGAATAGAATGTTTAGTTCACCCACAACTTGTATTATGGAGAATCAAGAAGGGTCAGATGACTGATAGTTCTTAGGTAAGGAGTCTGAATATACAATGTCTTTGAAATCTCAGATGTATATTGGCTTCATTTGGATCATTTTAatcatcaatccattttctaaccacattaTCCAATAAAAGGTGATGGATCTCTGCAGGAAACAGGCACAAGGAAGAATGCACCATGGACTgaaggccagtccatcacaggacacagacccaaacacacacaggaccagttttcccagaagccagttatcccaccagtgtgtctgtggactgtgaaaggagactggagcacccagaggaaacctacacaaacacagagaacatacaaactgtacacagatcacaccccaggaattgaacccagggtcccagtgccGCCAGGCAGCAGGCCTGACCACTGTGCCAACATGTCACCCtattgtaatcattttaattgaaaaatttcaattacatttcaatttcaaagatATCTTGCTTGTATAAAAGCCTGGAGTGCATGGAGGAACATAGTAGTGTTTCTCACTGAGCCACTTTCTTTGCTTAAACCAGCCATGATTAAGCTGcgagtctgtttttttgtttatgtgATATATTCTTTTTTCAATCTCAGAGCAAGTGTGGTCAGAGTTTAGTTTGGTTCTAATCTCTGCATTAATCCCTTCTTTTTGAAGTCTCTTGCATAAGGTGCTAGTTTATAACCAGTCCTTCCATTTCCTTCATCACCTAATGTTACCCGAAGTGGGAAACTCAACCAATTTAGAGATCTTTGAGCTAATCATTAGCACTTGTGCTTTGTAGGTAGACAGTGATTAACAGTGCATCTTTATTGCTCAGGACCAAAGGTTACTATAATACTATGTACTATGTACTGCACTGAACTTGTGTCATAGCATGTCTGCAGAAAATGTATCTTACGTATCATTTTTGTATGTGAATATTAATTCTTCCTTTTGATAAAGAACAAAATGATGAATTCCATAATATTTAGTATTTACAGGATGTTAATttgcaataaaaacatttgaagcattaatcattaatttattttgtgtacaACCTCTTCAGTGGCAATcattttaggaaaaaaagaCTAATCAAATGCCAGAATAAAATGATGAGAAGAAAATCAGCTTGCAAAATCTGTATACTTTACTTTTCTAAAGCCATAAACAAATTGTTTCTCTTAATACTATAGGATCTTCACCTATTTCACATGAATGTTGATTTTAACAATTATAGCAAATTATGTTTCTAAAACATCCCCTACAGtcatggtttattttttctgactcAGTATTATGGTAGCATAATTATGgtattcatttacagtataactatATGTAAcaatatatatgtactgtaaatagttacatttttatttataactataaaaactaaatacaaaaaacaaggtGCAAATTATTAGCAAAGCTACTCTCAGTCATCCCCTCCGTGATGGACCAATGCAAACTAATTGAAATGAATCTGCCTGTGGAAGTAATCTTACAGTGTACACAATAAAAGAATGGTCTGCTCTTTAAAATGAATGCTAACCTTTCTCTAAACTGGATTTCCAGAGAGATTGACAGGTGTTAAAAGGAAATTTCTTCagatattaaaaatgcatatcTGCCTTTTCACAGGTTTACTGATGATGTCCTTAGTGCTCCAAAATACTTGTAAGGCACCTGTAAAAAATAGTCCCAGACTGTTGTATCTTTGACCTGTTGAAAGGTGGAGCTCACTTCCCGAACTCTTGTTTCTTTGGTTCAAGAGATAGATCAAGGAAGAGTATTAATAATGTCTGAACCTTTAATTTGCGGAGCTATTCTTCTATAGTGTGCATTCAGTTCTCAGCATGCTATATTCTTACCATATGTGGGCATCTTAAACACAAGTCTCCACCTGCTGTATGTGAATCTCCCACTCAAAGAAAAGAAGTTCGGTATATGTTAACcaattttgttttgcagggCTCAGCTAAAAACTGACCTTTATACCGAGTGGTAAACCAAATGCTCAACATCTGTGCATAATCTACATTGTATTAGTGGTATATCCTCATACATAACATAGTTTTATCATGTTTTTATATATGTCTTGTCCAGAATATGTCTTGCTGTTTCATTTCCTGTGCCTAGGGCCCCTGAGAAGGCTGGAGAAATGGAGTCAGCTGGTACCAggctttttgctttttgtcttgTGAGTATTTAGGGTTGCGTTAGCGCTTATGACCAAAGTTGCACCACATAGGTGGTGATAGGTACGGGAGAGCTGGAAACCTTAGCACAAGCTTGCTTTACAATGTTGAATTCCATATCACTCCAATATGTTAAAGTATCCTAAATTTGTTCAGGTAGGAACAGGGGAGGAAACTGTCCAAGCACAGACAAGCTTTCAAAATGCTGACTAAACCAAACTGATGGATTACTCTATAGACAGCATTGAACTAATGACCCAAAAACACAGGTGTAAATTACAACAGAGTGCCTCAGAGCTGAAAATAGGAGGCACATCTTTACTCAATGTGCAGTGGGTGTTAGGAACAAATCATTCACCCATATTGTTCGGCCATATTGGGATCCTTCAGGAATTGGCTTGACAAGGTCCTCTGACCATTAAGCTAATAGCAACCAAAGTGGAAGAAAGGCTGAATAGCTCTTTTCATTTGCAATCCTATGCTCTTCCTATTCTCAAGTCTAGGTGCACCACTTCTGTTTCCCAACAGAGGTCAGTCTAAGAGCACATTCTCTTTGACAGCCTGAACAAGGCAAAGGACAAGGATGAACTTAACATAACTATGTATATCAAGATGACTACAAAAAAAGCATCTAACCTTGCTTCGCTTttgaaatacatacagtataacagtgaCATCTTCTTATTTGAGTATTActgattttaaaagtattttcttgTACAG
This genomic window from Lepisosteus oculatus isolate fLepOcu1 chromosome 2, fLepOcu1.hap2, whole genome shotgun sequence contains:
- the adat2 gene encoding tRNA-specific adenosine deaminase 2 — translated: MMGTEYEESFPGEKSTNHFQPSSEEIQGWMQRAFDMSKEALENGEVPVGCLMVYNNEILGKGRNEVNETKNATRHAEMVALDQVLEWCRDNGRDSREVLDQTVLYVTVEPCIMCAGALRLLKIPLVVYGCKNERFGGCGSVLNIPEDELPHTGTPYKCISGYRAEEAVEMLKTFYKQENPNAPKSKVRKKD